In a genomic window of Zootoca vivipara chromosome 5, rZooViv1.1, whole genome shotgun sequence:
- the SFXN2 gene encoding sideroflexin-2 isoform X2, whose product MCTRKEGGGIADWCLASCSKMAASVATFNVDIPRWDQNTFMGRVKHFFNITDPRTLLVSEHELDSAKALVESCRAGIVPPGTNQEQLFYAKKLYDSAFHPDSGEKMNLIGRMSFQVPGGMAITGCMLQFYRTVPAVVFWQWVNQSFNAIVNYTNRNAASPISLKQIGVAYFTATSTALATAVGLNLYTKRAPSLVARWVPFAAVAAANCVNIPLMRQQELINGITVTDENDNPLGKSRRAAIKGITQVVVSRVAMAAPGMILLPIIMERLEKYPFMKKIKVLHAPLQTILVGGFLVFMVPVACALFPQRSSIALSHLEPDLRQSIVARHGDNVPYVYFNKGL is encoded by the exons ATGTGCACGAGAAAGGAAGGCGGCGGCATTGCTGATTGGTGCTTGGCGAGCTGCAG TAAAATGGCAGCCAGTGTCGCCACATTTAACGTTGACATCCCTCGCTGGGACCAGAACACTTTTATGGGCCGTGTGAAGCACTTTTTCAACATCACGGACCCTAGGACGCTGCTGGTGTCAGAACATGAACTGGATTCAGCAAAGGCATTGGTGGAGAGCTGCAG GGCAGGCATTGTGCCTCCAGGAACCAACCAAGAGCAGCTGTTCTATGCCAAGAAGCTTTATGACTCCGCTTTCCACCCTGACTCTGGTGAGAAGATGAATTTGATAGGGAGGATGTCATTTCAAGTCCCCGGGGGAATGGCTATCACAGGCTGCATGCTGCAGTTTTACAG GACAGTTCCAGCTGTAGTTTTCTGGCAGTGGGTGAATCAGTCTTTCAATGCCATTGTGAACTACACCAACCGGAATGCTGCCAGCCCCATCTCCCTCAA GCAAATTGGAGTTGCTTATTTCACTGCTACCAGCACTGCCTTGGCAACTGCCGTAGGACTCAACCTTTACACCAAG AGAGCGCCATCCCTTGTGGCACGCTGGGTCCCCTTTGCAGCGGTAGCTGCTGCCAACTGCGTCAACATCCCCTTGATGAGGCAGCA GGAACTCATAAATGGGATCACAGTGACTGATGAGAACGACAACCCTCTGGGCAAGTCCAGG AGAGCTGCGATCAAGGGGATAACTCAGGTGGTGGTTTCCCGCGTCGCCATGGCTGCTCCTGGCATGA TTTTGTTGCCCATCATAATGGAGAGACTAGAAAAATATCCTTTCATGAAG AAAATCAAGGTTCTCCATGCTCCATTGCAAACGATACTTGTTGGAGGGTT CCTTGTGTTCATGGTCCCGGTTGCCTGTGCACTCTTCCCGCAACGAAG cTCCATTGCCCTTTCACATTTGGAGCCTGATCTCAGGCAATCGATTGTAGCCAGGCATGGAGACAATGTGCCTTATGTCTATTTTAACAAGGGATTGTGA
- the SFXN2 gene encoding sideroflexin-2 isoform X1 — MCTRKEGGGIADWCLASCSKMAASVATFNVDIPRWDQNTFMGRVKHFFNITDPRTLLVSEHELDSAKALVESCRAGIVPPGTNQEQLFYAKKLYDSAFHPDSGEKMNLIGRMSFQVPGGMAITGCMLQFYRTVPAVVFWQWVNQSFNAIVNYTNRNAASPISLKQIGVAYFTATSTALATAVGLNLYTKRAPSLVARWVPFAAVAAANCVNIPLMRQQELINGITVTDENDNPLGKSRRAAIKGITQVVVSRVAMAAPGMILLPIIMERLEKYPFMKKIKVLHAPLQTILVGGFLVFMVPVACALFPQRRYKSQPSLSFLTFSLLTSLYNSGIFLAWEGSIATCLRPHVPSAN, encoded by the exons ATGTGCACGAGAAAGGAAGGCGGCGGCATTGCTGATTGGTGCTTGGCGAGCTGCAG TAAAATGGCAGCCAGTGTCGCCACATTTAACGTTGACATCCCTCGCTGGGACCAGAACACTTTTATGGGCCGTGTGAAGCACTTTTTCAACATCACGGACCCTAGGACGCTGCTGGTGTCAGAACATGAACTGGATTCAGCAAAGGCATTGGTGGAGAGCTGCAG GGCAGGCATTGTGCCTCCAGGAACCAACCAAGAGCAGCTGTTCTATGCCAAGAAGCTTTATGACTCCGCTTTCCACCCTGACTCTGGTGAGAAGATGAATTTGATAGGGAGGATGTCATTTCAAGTCCCCGGGGGAATGGCTATCACAGGCTGCATGCTGCAGTTTTACAG GACAGTTCCAGCTGTAGTTTTCTGGCAGTGGGTGAATCAGTCTTTCAATGCCATTGTGAACTACACCAACCGGAATGCTGCCAGCCCCATCTCCCTCAA GCAAATTGGAGTTGCTTATTTCACTGCTACCAGCACTGCCTTGGCAACTGCCGTAGGACTCAACCTTTACACCAAG AGAGCGCCATCCCTTGTGGCACGCTGGGTCCCCTTTGCAGCGGTAGCTGCTGCCAACTGCGTCAACATCCCCTTGATGAGGCAGCA GGAACTCATAAATGGGATCACAGTGACTGATGAGAACGACAACCCTCTGGGCAAGTCCAGG AGAGCTGCGATCAAGGGGATAACTCAGGTGGTGGTTTCCCGCGTCGCCATGGCTGCTCCTGGCATGA TTTTGTTGCCCATCATAATGGAGAGACTAGAAAAATATCCTTTCATGAAG AAAATCAAGGTTCTCCATGCTCCATTGCAAACGATACTTGTTGGAGGGTT CCTTGTGTTCATGGTCCCGGTTGCCTGTGCACTCTTCCCGCAACGAAGGTACAAGTCTcagccctctctctcttttcttacaTTCTCTCTGTTGACTTCCCTATACAATTCTGGTATCTTCCTGGCTTGGGAGGGCAGCATTGCCACATGTCTTCGACCACATGTGCCTTCAGCTAATTGA
- the SFXN2 gene encoding sideroflexin-2 isoform X3 — MAASVATFNVDIPRWDQNTFMGRVKHFFNITDPRTLLVSEHELDSAKALVESCRAGIVPPGTNQEQLFYAKKLYDSAFHPDSGEKMNLIGRMSFQVPGGMAITGCMLQFYRTVPAVVFWQWVNQSFNAIVNYTNRNAASPISLKQIGVAYFTATSTALATAVGLNLYTKRAPSLVARWVPFAAVAAANCVNIPLMRQQELINGITVTDENDNPLGKSRRAAIKGITQVVVSRVAMAAPGMILLPIIMERLEKYPFMKKIKVLHAPLQTILVGGFLVFMVPVACALFPQRRYKSQPSLSFLTFSLLTSLYNSGIFLAWEGSIATCLRPHVPSAN, encoded by the exons ATGGCAGCCAGTGTCGCCACATTTAACGTTGACATCCCTCGCTGGGACCAGAACACTTTTATGGGCCGTGTGAAGCACTTTTTCAACATCACGGACCCTAGGACGCTGCTGGTGTCAGAACATGAACTGGATTCAGCAAAGGCATTGGTGGAGAGCTGCAG GGCAGGCATTGTGCCTCCAGGAACCAACCAAGAGCAGCTGTTCTATGCCAAGAAGCTTTATGACTCCGCTTTCCACCCTGACTCTGGTGAGAAGATGAATTTGATAGGGAGGATGTCATTTCAAGTCCCCGGGGGAATGGCTATCACAGGCTGCATGCTGCAGTTTTACAG GACAGTTCCAGCTGTAGTTTTCTGGCAGTGGGTGAATCAGTCTTTCAATGCCATTGTGAACTACACCAACCGGAATGCTGCCAGCCCCATCTCCCTCAA GCAAATTGGAGTTGCTTATTTCACTGCTACCAGCACTGCCTTGGCAACTGCCGTAGGACTCAACCTTTACACCAAG AGAGCGCCATCCCTTGTGGCACGCTGGGTCCCCTTTGCAGCGGTAGCTGCTGCCAACTGCGTCAACATCCCCTTGATGAGGCAGCA GGAACTCATAAATGGGATCACAGTGACTGATGAGAACGACAACCCTCTGGGCAAGTCCAGG AGAGCTGCGATCAAGGGGATAACTCAGGTGGTGGTTTCCCGCGTCGCCATGGCTGCTCCTGGCATGA TTTTGTTGCCCATCATAATGGAGAGACTAGAAAAATATCCTTTCATGAAG AAAATCAAGGTTCTCCATGCTCCATTGCAAACGATACTTGTTGGAGGGTT CCTTGTGTTCATGGTCCCGGTTGCCTGTGCACTCTTCCCGCAACGAAGGTACAAGTCTcagccctctctctcttttcttacaTTCTCTCTGTTGACTTCCCTATACAATTCTGGTATCTTCCTGGCTTGGGAGGGCAGCATTGCCACATGTCTTCGACCACATGTGCCTTCAGCTAATTGA
- the SFXN2 gene encoding sideroflexin-2 isoform X4, which yields MNWIQQRHWWRAAGTNQEQLFYAKKLYDSAFHPDSGEKMNLIGRMSFQVPGGMAITGCMLQFYRTVPAVVFWQWVNQSFNAIVNYTNRNAASPISLKQIGVAYFTATSTALATAVGLNLYTKRAPSLVARWVPFAAVAAANCVNIPLMRQQELINGITVTDENDNPLGKSRRAAIKGITQVVVSRVAMAAPGMILLPIIMERLEKYPFMKKIKVLHAPLQTILVGGFLVFMVPVACALFPQRRYKSQPSLSFLTFSLLTSLYNSGIFLAWEGSIATCLRPHVPSAN from the exons ATGAACTGGATTCAGCAAAGGCATTGGTGGAGAGCTGCAG GAACCAACCAAGAGCAGCTGTTCTATGCCAAGAAGCTTTATGACTCCGCTTTCCACCCTGACTCTGGTGAGAAGATGAATTTGATAGGGAGGATGTCATTTCAAGTCCCCGGGGGAATGGCTATCACAGGCTGCATGCTGCAGTTTTACAG GACAGTTCCAGCTGTAGTTTTCTGGCAGTGGGTGAATCAGTCTTTCAATGCCATTGTGAACTACACCAACCGGAATGCTGCCAGCCCCATCTCCCTCAA GCAAATTGGAGTTGCTTATTTCACTGCTACCAGCACTGCCTTGGCAACTGCCGTAGGACTCAACCTTTACACCAAG AGAGCGCCATCCCTTGTGGCACGCTGGGTCCCCTTTGCAGCGGTAGCTGCTGCCAACTGCGTCAACATCCCCTTGATGAGGCAGCA GGAACTCATAAATGGGATCACAGTGACTGATGAGAACGACAACCCTCTGGGCAAGTCCAGG AGAGCTGCGATCAAGGGGATAACTCAGGTGGTGGTTTCCCGCGTCGCCATGGCTGCTCCTGGCATGA TTTTGTTGCCCATCATAATGGAGAGACTAGAAAAATATCCTTTCATGAAG AAAATCAAGGTTCTCCATGCTCCATTGCAAACGATACTTGTTGGAGGGTT CCTTGTGTTCATGGTCCCGGTTGCCTGTGCACTCTTCCCGCAACGAAGGTACAAGTCTcagccctctctctcttttcttacaTTCTCTCTGTTGACTTCCCTATACAATTCTGGTATCTTCCTGGCTTGGGAGGGCAGCATTGCCACATGTCTTCGACCACATGTGCCTTCAGCTAATTGA